The DNA segment GTTTTATTTAACTGGGCCATGCTGGAAACCTAAATAGTTTTGGATTTTAATTTCTGGCTCCTCTTGTTTTATGTTACTAAAACTTGATATCATGGGAGTCACTTCTTTAGTTTATTAGGTTTTTAAGAGGCGAAGCAGATTTGTTGTGTAGTTAGTAGTCTGTAGTTAATGAACAATGGCTGTTTTCGCTCTacaatttcagaaaataaatGCTTCCTGAAGTCGATTGTTGTTTCTTTTTATGGAGCAGGTACTATGTACCCCGGAAGTGTTTGTCCCAGGATCTTACTAATGACTTCAAACTTTTGCCTAGCATAACGTCTCTGTGTGGCATGTCTACTTCTATAGGAAGTTCTTTGCTTGATGGTAACATATGTTTACATCATAAGTTTGAATTTTCTTGTTTCCTTTGGTTTAATCCGTCTTTCTGAACATGGTGCATTGTTTTCCTCTTTCAGGAAAGTCCACAACTAAAATATTTGCCCCCTATTCAATTTACAAGGGCAAAGCTGCACTCTCTGCTGACCCTCTTCTGCCAACATTCAGTAAATTAGAAGTACGAAGTTAGATAACTAAAGATTCCTGTTTTATGATCCCCATCGAGATCACTGTTTATCTCTTTAGTTGTATAAAAGTACTGTTTTTTGGTAGTCTGGAGGTCTTAAAGTTGATCGGCGGGGAGTAATTATGTTGACGCTCTGGCCCTCTATTGGAGAGCGCAAATATGATTGGGATAAGAGGCAGgtagtttttatatatttcagcTCCTTATTAGATGGCGAATTTGTAAATGTTGTTTCAATATTATGGGCCTTctcttactatttttattcatattctAGAAATTTGCTTTGTCGGCTACCGAAGTCGGATCCCTGATCAGTTTGGGTTCGAAAGATTCCTGTGAATTCTTCCATGATCCATCAATGCTATCAAGGTTGATTTCCTTGGTTTTTAATATGACTTTTCCATGATCTGTTGTTCccagtattttgaccatatctgtTTTACCTGATATATGGTAGGTTAATTCAGTTGCTTAATCCTCAGTAATGCAGGTCAAGTTAGAAAGAGCTTGTCGATTAAGGCACATGCTGATGGTAGTGGTTACTTCATTTCCCTAAGTGAGTATCCTTTTCATCATAATGTTGTAACAAATATTCATGTTTATGAGCATGGTAATTAAGGTCAACTGAGTTGTGTGGTCCTGATCCTCCATGGTAAGTGTGTCATCTCAGTTCTCAGTTCTCACAGTGCctgatgaaaatgaaaataactGTCAGCGCTGTTTTTATCCTGAATTACTGAATGTCGTCTGGAAAACCATATTGATCCTTTGTTATCTCTCTCATTTTTGGTTTCATCCTGAATTACT comes from the Primulina huaijiensis isolate GDHJ02 chromosome 8, ASM1229523v2, whole genome shotgun sequence genome and includes:
- the LOC140982927 gene encoding single-stranded DNA-binding protein WHY2, mitochondrial → MFKLSRLLQHCSRYYVPRKCLSQDLTNDFKLLPSITSLCGMSTSIGSSLLDGKSTTKIFAPYSIYKGKAALSADPLLPTFSKLESGGLKVDRRGVIMLTLWPSIGERKYDWDKRQKFALSATEVGSLISLGSKDSCEFFHDPSMLSSNAGQVRKSLSIKAHADGSGYFISLNVVNNILKTNDRLVVPVTTAEFAVMRTAFTFALPHIMGWDKYTNQHPQHASLSPPKVVPEFMDSEWDR